One window of the Chryseobacterium camelliae genome contains the following:
- a CDS encoding four helix bundle protein: protein MEVWTKAMKLCKIFYTVSADFPRDELFGLTSQARRSLYSIPSNIAEGAGRDTNNQFSHFLNIALGSSFEFETQLLIAQDLGFLKDNDFNFIYSEIKYIQNMLAKLKHKINTQTF, encoded by the coding sequence TTGGAAGTATGGACGAAAGCTATGAAACTATGTAAAATTTTTTACACCGTTTCGGCTGATTTTCCAAGGGATGAACTGTTTGGACTAACATCACAGGCGAGGAGAAGCCTATATTCCATACCCTCAAATATCGCAGAAGGTGCAGGCCGGGATACCAACAATCAATTTTCACATTTTCTGAATATTGCATTAGGATCTTCCTTTGAATTTGAAACTCAGCTTTTGATTGCTCAGGATTTAGGCTTTCTTAAGGACAATGATTTCAATTTCATCTATTCTGAAATAAAATATATTCAAAATATGCTTGCAAAATTGAAACATAAAATTAATACTCAAACATTTTAA
- a CDS encoding 3-hydroxyacyl-CoA dehydrogenase/enoyl-CoA hydratase family protein: MKRRIKHVTVLGSGIMGSGIAAHFANIGVRVSLLDIVPFELTEAEQKKGLTKDDKAVRNRIAAENFEKLKKASPALLYSPKFADRIKTGNFDDDLPKIKDTDWIIEVVVEKLDIKKSVYEKIEQFRKPGTLISSNTSGIPIHFLTEGRSDDFKKYFAGTHFFNPVRYLPLLEIIPTNDTLPEVVDFYMSYGAKFLGKTTVEAKDTPAFIANRIGVFSIMDLLHNVKKLGLNVSDVDKLTGPVIGRPKSATFRTADVVGLDTLVMVANGVRESGVEKNDFYNVFELPDYIQTMVNNKWLGSKTEQGFYKKVKNAEGKSEIQGLNLDTLEYELQGKSSFPTLELTKNIDKPIDRFKVLIGGKDKAAELYRKSLGSLFAYVSHKVPEISNDIYKIDDAMKAGFGWENGPFEIWDAVGTAKGVELAKDAGYEVSDWAKQLAEQGGTFYKVNDEGQSIYYSKDSGEYNTIPGQDSFIILDNIRKNKTLWSNSGSAIEDLGDGIINFEIRSKMNSLGGEVLDGLNRAIDLAEKEYDGLVIGNQGTNFSVGANLAMILMMAIEQDWDDLNMAIAYFQKSMMRVRYSSVPVVVAPHGMTLGGGCEMTMHADRVVAAAETYIGLVETGVGVIPGGGGTKELTLRTSREFHKDDVKNNRLREAFMNIAMGKVATSAYEAYDMGILEKGKDIVAVDKRTQIMTAKMLAKSLAEHGYTQPIEQKVRVLGKDALGMFYVGTDQMLTGNYISEHDKKIADKLAYVMVGGNLSEETVVTEQYLLNLERETFLSLCGERKTLERIQYMLQKGKPLRN; the protein is encoded by the coding sequence ATGAAAAGAAGAATCAAACATGTTACGGTTCTCGGTTCAGGAATCATGGGAAGCGGTATTGCTGCGCATTTTGCCAACATTGGCGTTCGGGTGTCGCTGCTGGATATCGTCCCTTTTGAACTTACGGAAGCAGAACAGAAGAAAGGTTTGACCAAAGACGACAAGGCGGTAAGAAACCGTATCGCAGCGGAGAACTTTGAGAAACTGAAAAAAGCAAGCCCTGCCCTGCTCTATTCGCCGAAGTTTGCAGACCGGATCAAAACAGGGAACTTTGATGATGACCTTCCTAAAATAAAGGATACTGACTGGATTATTGAAGTCGTTGTTGAAAAGCTCGACATCAAGAAATCGGTATACGAAAAAATCGAACAGTTCAGGAAACCGGGTACCCTTATTTCTTCCAATACTTCTGGGATCCCGATCCATTTTCTGACTGAAGGAAGGAGCGACGACTTCAAAAAATATTTTGCCGGAACCCACTTTTTCAATCCGGTACGATACCTGCCGCTTCTTGAGATCATTCCGACGAATGATACACTTCCTGAAGTGGTGGATTTCTATATGTCCTATGGCGCTAAATTCCTTGGCAAAACAACTGTAGAGGCCAAAGATACCCCGGCGTTCATTGCGAACAGGATCGGCGTATTCTCCATCATGGACCTCCTTCATAATGTCAAGAAACTGGGACTGAATGTTTCAGATGTTGATAAACTTACCGGTCCGGTCATCGGCCGTCCGAAATCAGCTACATTCAGGACTGCCGATGTGGTAGGCCTTGACACCCTGGTTATGGTTGCCAACGGCGTTCGTGAAAGCGGCGTGGAAAAAAATGATTTCTACAATGTATTCGAGCTTCCGGATTATATCCAGACCATGGTGAATAACAAATGGCTGGGCTCCAAAACAGAACAGGGATTCTATAAAAAAGTAAAGAATGCTGAAGGAAAATCTGAGATCCAGGGACTGAATCTGGATACTCTCGAATATGAACTTCAGGGCAAGTCATCCTTTCCTACCCTGGAACTGACCAAAAATATTGACAAGCCTATTGACCGTTTTAAAGTTCTGATCGGCGGTAAGGATAAAGCTGCCGAGCTGTACAGGAAATCACTGGGTTCCCTGTTTGCTTACGTTTCCCATAAAGTACCGGAAATTTCCAACGATATCTATAAGATCGATGATGCTATGAAAGCGGGATTCGGATGGGAAAACGGTCCGTTTGAGATCTGGGATGCTGTCGGCACAGCCAAAGGGGTCGAGCTGGCTAAAGATGCCGGTTACGAAGTTTCAGACTGGGCGAAGCAGCTGGCCGAACAGGGCGGCACCTTCTATAAAGTGAATGATGAAGGACAAAGCATTTACTACAGCAAAGATTCCGGTGAGTACAATACCATTCCCGGACAGGATTCTTTCATTATCCTCGATAACATCAGGAAAAATAAAACACTCTGGAGCAATTCAGGCTCCGCTATTGAAGACCTGGGTGACGGCATCATCAACTTTGAGATCCGTTCCAAAATGAATTCTTTAGGCGGCGAAGTCCTGGACGGCCTGAACAGGGCTATCGACCTTGCCGAAAAAGAATATGACGGACTGGTCATCGGCAATCAGGGAACCAATTTCTCGGTTGGTGCCAACCTCGCCATGATCCTGATGATGGCCATCGAGCAGGACTGGGATGACCTGAATATGGCCATCGCCTATTTCCAGAAATCCATGATGAGGGTACGGTACTCCTCTGTTCCGGTAGTCGTTGCTCCACACGGCATGACACTCGGAGGCGGATGTGAAATGACCATGCACGCAGACCGCGTCGTAGCAGCCGCCGAAACCTATATCGGACTGGTGGAAACCGGAGTCGGCGTTATTCCCGGTGGCGGAGGAACCAAAGAGCTTACCCTCAGAACGTCCAGGGAATTCCATAAAGACGACGTTAAAAACAACAGGCTCCGTGAAGCTTTCATGAACATCGCCATGGGTAAAGTAGCCACTTCAGCGTATGAAGCCTATGACATGGGAATCCTGGAAAAAGGCAAAGACATTGTTGCCGTAGACAAAAGAACCCAGATCATGACCGCAAAAATGCTGGCCAAGAGCCTTGCCGAACACGGATATACCCAGCCAATCGAACAAAAGGTCCGCGTGTTAGGAAAAGATGCCCTCGGAATGTTCTATGTAGGAACCGATCAGATGCTCACCGGAAACTACATCTCCGAACACGACAAAAAGATTGCCGATAAACTGGCTTATGTGATGGTCGGAGGAAACCTGTCTGAAGAAACCGTAGTCACCGAGCAATACCTGCTGAACCTTGAACGCGAAACCTTCCTGTCCCTCTGCGGAGAACGGAAGACGCTGGAAAGAATTCAGTATATGTTGCAGAAAGGGAAACCGCTAAGGAATTAG
- a CDS encoding FecCD family ABC transporter permease encodes MSKHFRVLCSVFLVAVVITAIINLNTGFLPLTLEDFFSDSQNSQIAEIRINRVLVMLLAGVSIPSSGFLMQEYFQNPLAGPDILGITSVASLSVAFYIFFSHNIFLPDFLQNGFLSLSAIAGSLLLMLVLLSVSGKFQDKSYLIIFGFLVSALAGAVVSLLQLYAENQSLKNYVLWSFGANNMVTRNQICVLAVLVAFGLAICFKAIKPLIGNALGTSYAQSFGVNLKHLKLLIIVASSLLSASVTAFLGPILFIGIIVPHFCRMIYNPAKLWQQWILNMLLGMLMMMLFSVTGEITQIPLNVISSVFGIPVILFMVLKQRNTSFQG; translated from the coding sequence ATGTCAAAACATTTTAGAGTCCTGTGTTCGGTATTTTTAGTGGCTGTGGTCATTACTGCCATCATCAACCTGAACACAGGATTTTTACCGCTTACATTAGAAGATTTTTTTTCGGATTCACAGAACAGCCAGATTGCCGAAATACGCATCAACAGGGTCCTGGTTATGCTGCTGGCCGGTGTTTCCATTCCAAGCTCCGGATTCCTGATGCAGGAATATTTCCAGAATCCTCTTGCTGGCCCGGACATACTGGGCATCACTTCGGTGGCAAGCCTTTCCGTCGCTTTTTACATTTTCTTCTCCCATAATATTTTCCTGCCCGATTTTCTCCAGAACGGGTTCCTGAGCTTATCGGCCATTGCCGGAAGCTTGCTCCTGATGCTGGTCCTGTTATCTGTTTCAGGGAAATTCCAGGACAAGTCTTATCTCATCATTTTCGGATTCCTGGTATCTGCACTGGCAGGTGCAGTGGTTTCCCTGCTCCAGCTGTACGCGGAAAACCAGAGCCTGAAAAATTATGTCCTGTGGTCTTTCGGGGCCAATAATATGGTGACGAGAAACCAGATCTGTGTGCTTGCCGTACTGGTAGCTTTTGGACTGGCCATCTGCTTTAAAGCGATCAAACCTCTGATCGGAAATGCCTTGGGAACTTCTTATGCACAAAGTTTCGGGGTCAACCTTAAGCACCTGAAATTACTGATCATCGTAGCGTCTTCACTGCTTTCCGCTTCTGTAACGGCTTTTCTGGGCCCTATCCTGTTCATCGGGATTATTGTTCCGCATTTCTGCAGGATGATCTATAATCCGGCAAAGCTCTGGCAGCAATGGATTCTAAATATGCTGCTGGGAATGCTGATGATGATGCTTTTTTCCGTAACCGGAGAAATTACCCAGATTCCTTTGAATGTGATCAGCTCGGTTTTCGGGATCCCGGTCATCCTCTTTATGGTACTGAAACAGAGAAACACTTCATTCCAGGGATAA
- a CDS encoding TlpA family protein disulfide reductase translates to MKKIILSTTILVALSGCKKETKTAEADPAAPAADSMAVENNTEPAASYASKEVAPENMRQYLAQKNDTLYVTNFFATWCGPCMKEIPHFKKKIEELKGQPVKFTFVDMDDSSEWNGAVKKFGEENGLTDHIVLLDGKKLDQNFFPKNFQKWDGGSIPFTYMRKGDKTDEYLGNMSEDELTSKINTMLIK, encoded by the coding sequence ATGAAAAAGATAATTTTATCCACGACCATCCTGGTTGCCCTTTCCGGCTGCAAAAAAGAAACCAAAACCGCAGAGGCAGATCCTGCAGCTCCGGCGGCAGATTCAATGGCTGTAGAAAACAATACAGAACCGGCGGCATCGTATGCGTCTAAAGAGGTAGCCCCTGAAAATATGAGACAGTACCTGGCACAAAAGAACGACACCCTGTATGTCACCAACTTTTTCGCCACCTGGTGCGGACCTTGCATGAAGGAGATTCCACATTTCAAAAAGAAAATAGAAGAACTGAAGGGACAACCTGTAAAGTTTACCTTTGTAGATATGGATGACTCCTCCGAATGGAACGGTGCCGTAAAAAAATTCGGGGAAGAAAACGGGCTTACCGACCATATTGTACTGCTGGACGGCAAAAAGCTGGATCAAAATTTCTTTCCCAAAAACTTCCAGAAATGGGATGGCGGATCTATTCCTTTTACTTATATGAGAAAAGGCGATAAAACAGACGAATACCTGGGAAATATGTCGGAGGATGAACTGACCTCTAAAATCAATACTATGTTGATCAAATAA
- a CDS encoding ABC transporter ATP-binding protein, with protein sequence MNKNTTDTFHPMQLKISQADIGYEEILISGADAQLQSGEVCLLIGNNGVGKTTLIRSVLHQIPLLRGTITLGNKDVQELSVKEIAEHIAVVFSKSAIPQNYTVTDLVSLGKYIHYPFYFELSQEDKKEVRETIEDLGLQQYDTTLLKNLSDGNLQKAFIGRALTQNSPVIILDEPTTHLDEKNKIIILKTLRKLARENHKLILFSSHDWRLAKEFADKIWYIKDRKLHAGMVEDVLIQHHELTDPSMFNVNEHFKAPHITAPPIHKEMLYSLLQKNSTADLSHLDFEFRDNRWNIDVKGSLYQCESFEEILSLIKTFH encoded by the coding sequence ATGAATAAAAATACCACCGATACTTTTCATCCGATGCAGTTAAAAATAAGCCAGGCAGATATAGGCTATGAAGAAATCCTGATCTCCGGGGCGGATGCGCAGCTTCAGTCAGGAGAAGTATGCCTGCTGATCGGTAATAATGGCGTGGGAAAGACCACGCTCATCCGGTCTGTCCTGCACCAGATCCCTCTTTTACGCGGAACGATCACCCTAGGTAATAAGGATGTACAAGAGCTTTCCGTTAAAGAAATTGCCGAGCATATAGCCGTGGTATTTTCTAAATCAGCGATCCCACAGAACTATACGGTCACCGACCTGGTATCACTGGGGAAGTACATCCACTACCCTTTTTATTTTGAGCTTAGCCAGGAAGACAAAAAAGAAGTGCGGGAAACCATTGAAGACCTGGGGCTTCAACAATATGATACTACGCTGCTTAAGAACCTGTCGGACGGGAATCTTCAGAAAGCGTTTATCGGACGGGCTCTGACCCAGAACTCGCCCGTGATTATCCTGGATGAGCCAACGACCCACCTCGACGAAAAAAATAAGATCATCATCCTTAAAACCCTGAGGAAATTAGCGCGGGAGAATCATAAACTGATCCTGTTCTCTTCCCATGACTGGAGGCTGGCTAAAGAATTTGCAGATAAGATCTGGTATATCAAAGACCGGAAACTGCATGCCGGAATGGTAGAAGATGTTCTAATTCAGCACCATGAGCTTACTGATCCATCTATGTTCAATGTCAATGAACATTTTAAAGCACCCCATATCACAGCTCCGCCGATTCACAAAGAAATGCTGTATTCCCTGCTTCAGAAAAACAGCACCGCCGATCTGTCCCATCTGGACTTTGAATTCAGGGATAACCGATGGAATATTGATGTAAAAGGAAGTCTTTACCAATGCGAATCTTTTGAAGAAATCCTTTCTTTGATTAAAACATTTCACTGA
- a CDS encoding MarR family winged helix-turn-helix transcriptional regulator has translation MDHKDKIENVDLILKQTWLAVSKMYTEMAQEHDSTAVQALTLLKIDPKEGTRSTNLGPKMAIEPTSLTRIIKLLEDNGYIYKEKTTTDKREVIIKLTDKGLNSRNLSKEVVVNFNKKVMEKISPEKLDTFKEVMHEIMKIAGDLNRK, from the coding sequence ATGGATCACAAAGACAAAATAGAAAATGTAGACCTAATACTGAAGCAGACCTGGTTAGCGGTTTCTAAGATGTATACTGAAATGGCACAGGAACATGATTCCACTGCCGTACAGGCACTTACACTTTTGAAGATCGACCCGAAAGAAGGAACCAGAAGTACGAATTTAGGTCCCAAGATGGCCATAGAACCTACCTCCCTTACCCGGATTATCAAGCTTCTTGAAGATAACGGATATATCTATAAGGAAAAGACCACAACCGATAAGCGTGAAGTGATCATCAAGCTTACTGATAAGGGGCTGAATTCAAGGAATCTTTCCAAAGAGGTAGTGGTGAACTTCAATAAGAAGGTCATGGAAAAGATCTCACCTGAGAAGCTGGATACTTTTAAGGAAGTCATGCATGAAATCATGAAAATCGCCGGAGACCTCAACAGGAAATAA